A region of the Stieleria neptunia genome:
GCCTTGGAAGCGATCTTGGATGTGTTCACCTACCCCCGCGACGGGCACCTGCAATACGCGATCACGTGCGCCCTGGGTTCCAGAACACTCCGTCCACACTGGGAAAACGACGATCGTTGGGGGATCACGCGACGTCTCAAGCAAGCCGCCAAGGACAGCACGATCAAAGAGCCCACGCCGGGCGCCTCCGAGGCGCAGTTTGATTCCCAGAAGAACGTCAACGTCGTCCGCATCTCCGCGATCCCCGAAAAGATGTTGTTCTCCGTGACCAGCATCACGGCCACCCCGGGACAGCCCGTCAAGATTGTGTTCACCAACCCCGACGCGACGGACCACAACCTGGTGATCGTCAAACCGGGGGCGCTCGCGGAAGTCGGGATGGCGGCCAATGAAATGGCCAAAGACCCCCGCAACGCCAAATCGGACTTCATCCCGCGCGAGAAAAGCGAGCTGATTTTGCACGCCACGCCGATGATCGGACCGACCCGTTCCTCGCTGGTCCATGTGTTGCGATTCAACGCACCGACGGAACCCGGAATCTATCCCTATGTTTGCACCTTTCCGGGTCACTGGGTGGTGATGAACGGGGTGCTGGTCGTCGCCGAGGACGCCGCCAGTGCCGAGCGTCTGTTGGCCGGCAGCAAACCCAAGATCATCAACAACTGGACGATGGATGACTTTGCCGACTTCGACAATTCGGCGCGCCTGGCCGATCCCCAAGCCCGAACGCGCGGGATGATGGCGTTCGTCAAAGCCAACTGCAATCAATGCCACGTCGTCGCGGGCCACGGCGTCGACCTGGGCCCCAAACTGGAAGAGTCCGTGAAGAAACTCAAGGGCGTCGAATTGCTGCGACAAATCATCGAGCCCTCGTCCAAGATCCATGAGGACTATCAAACGTCACGGTTCCTGCTGACCGACGGACGCATCGTTACCGGGGTGGTCGTCGAAGAAGACAAGCAATCGTTCCGCGTGGCCACCAATCTACTGACGCCGAATTCGTTGACCGAAGTCCGCAAACGCGACGTGGAAATCCGTTCGGCGTCCAAGCTGTCGCCGATGCCCGTGGGACTGTTGGACGTGTTGACCCGAGACGAAATTCTCGATATGCACGCCTACGTCCAGTCCGGCGGCTACCAATTGCCCGGCCACATCGATCACCACCATCACCACGGTGCGGCGGAGCCAACGAAATAGTGCCGCATGCCTGATTCATACTGCTCGGGAAAACCGCAATCCGACGATTGGTAGCGGCAGGGCGCGAGCCCTCCGGTGCTTTGGTATGGATGGTGAACCGGAGGGCTCGCGGGCTGTCGGTTTTGTGAGCCGTGACGCGTAAGCGGCCGGGCACTGCGACGAAAGCCCGAGGCCTTACGGCCAGCGGCTCACCATTGACTCAGCAGATCCCGACTCAATCGACAGCCCGCTCGCGCCCTGCCGCCAAAACAAGCTGACGCGACCGGCTGCAAGCCTCTCCCGCTCTTACGATCCTGCGTCAATCTCTTTCGCGATGTTCCAACCGCGTGGAATTCACCGCCACCGGAGTTCCCGACTGGTTTAACATGGAGCGTCGATGATCTTGCCATCCGTGGTCTCCATCCCTTCCCCCCCAACGCCCGAACCATGCCACGAAGTCGTTACCGTCGCCGCGTGACGCACCTGTTCGCGCTCACGCTGCTCTGCTTCGCATCGGCGACACAGGCGGAGCGACCGAATATCGTGGTCATCATGGTCGATGACATGGGGTTTTCGGATATTGGACCTTACGGCAGTGAAATTCCGACACCGCACTTGGACGCGCTGGCCGCCGGCGGTGTTCGGTTTTCGCAGTTTTACAACACCGGTCGTTGTTGCCCCACACGTGCGACGTTGCTGACCGGCCTGTACGCGCACGAAACCGGCGTCGGCTGGATGACCACCGACCAGGGAACGCCCGGCTACCGGGGCCGATTGAACAATCAATGCGTCACGATCGCCGAGGTCCTGCGTGATGCCGGCTACTTCACCGCGATGACCGGCAAGTGGCACGTCGGATTCAACCACGGCGTCACACCCTGGGGACGTGGATTCGATCGCAGTTTGAACCTGCCCGCCGGCGGATTGCATTTTTCAAACCAGACCGGTTCCAAGGGCCGCACCAAGATGTTTCTCAATGGTGAAGAGGTTGCCCGCGATGATCCGCAGTTCGATCCGCCCTGGTATGGCAGCGACCTGTGGACCGAGCAGGGAATCCGATTCGTTGACGAAGCGATTGCGGCGGAGAAACCGTTTTTCTGGTACTTGGCCCACGTCGCGCCGCACTTCCCCTGCATGGCCCCGGAGGACACGATCGCCAAGTATCGGGGCAAGTACATGCAGGGCTGGGACAAGCTTCGTGAGCAGCGATACGCCCGCCAAATTGAATCCGGGCTGATCGACGATCAGTGGGAACTGGAACCCCGCCCCGAAGAAATCCCAGCCTGGGACTCACTGACACCTGCTGAACAAAAACGTTACGACGACATGATGGCGATCTACGCCGCCATGATCGAAGACGTCGACAAGAACATCGGCAAGCTCGTCGATGCGCTCCGCGAACGGTCGCAGTTGGACAACACGTTGATCCTGTTTTTGTCCGACAACGGCGGTAACGCCGAAGCCGGCATCAAGGGCAAGTACAAGGGTGATCATCCCGGTGACCCGCATTCGGACGTCTTCATCGGCAAGTGCTGGGCACACCTAAACAACACACCGTTCCGCAAGTACAAACACTACAACCACGAAGGCGGGACGGCGTCGCCGCTGATCGCCCATTGGCCCGCGCAGATCGATCCCCAACCGGGCGCGGACGGCTGGATGAACACGCCGACGCATCTGATCGACATCATGGCGACGTGTGTGGATCTGGGCGAAGCCACCTACCCGCCAGAATTCAACGGACAGGCGATCAAACCGATGCGCGGACAGAGCCTCAAGCCCTTGCTGACCGGTGACGGCGTGTTCACCAAACGGACGTTGTACTGGGAACACGAAGGCAACGCGGCGATTCGTGTCGGTGATCGTAAACTCGTCCGCGCCAGCATTCGCGGCTCCTGGGAATTATTTGATCTGAAGACGGATCGCACCGAGCAAACCGACCTGGCCGCGGAATCCCCCGCCGAAGTCAAAACACTGGCCACCCGGTGGCGCAAATGGGCCAACGAAGTGGGAGCGATGCCCAAGCCGGGCCCCAAGAAAAAGAAAAAGCAGAATTGACAGACAACTGCCTCCAGAGTGCGCCGCGCGGTGGGCAAGAAAACGGATCAGTCCCAGCACGTGGCGTAAGCGGCTTGTTGACTTTGTGAGCCGTGACGCGTAGGCGGCCGGGCTTTGCGGGCCTGCCCGAGGCCTTACGGCCAGCGGCTCACTATTGACTCAGCAGATCGCGACTAAATCGACAGTCCCTCAGCCAGTGGCGCGTGTTGACTGCCAATGCATCACACGCCGCTCGCTAACGCTTCCCGCTGGTTTAGCTAAACACCTTCCCCCGGAGAATTCCTCGTGCCCTCTTGTTTGAAATCTGTGTCGTCGGCACTCGCCGCGCTCGCGGTCATGCTTGTTTGCTCCCCGTGTTTGAAAGCCCAAACCGACGATCCATCCCCCGCATGGTCACCGGTCAAAGACGCGATGGTCAGTCGCTGGGCAAAACAGATCACGCCGGACAACGTTTGGGCCCAGTACCCGCGTCCGCAAATGACGCGTTCGGAGTGGACGAACCTGAACGGGTTGTGGGACTACGCCGTCAGCAACAGCGACGCCGAACAGCCGAATCAGTGGACGGGAAAGATCCTCGTCCCGTTCGCGATCGAATCCCCCTTGTCCGGTGTGGGTCGGCGGCTGGCCGCCGATGAAACACTCTGGTACCGCACCACCTTTGACCGATCCGATGTCTTCCCCGGCGAACAAGCCACTCCGATTCGGATTCATTTCGAAGCCGTCGACTATCGTTGCAACGTCTGGCTGAACGGTCGGTCGTTGGGCGAACACGTCGGCGGAAACCTGCCGTTCTCGTTCCTGGTCGAAGACGGGCTTCGAGACGCGCAAAACGAACTGATTGTCAAAGTCGTGGACGCAACCGATGCGACGGGCAAGTACCAATTGCGCGGCAAGCAAAAGGTCGACAACCGCGGCATCTTCTACACGCCGGTTTCGGGCATCTGGCAAACCGTTTGGATCGAACCGGTCGCCACGTCACACATCGTCGACTTGAAAGTCACCGGCGACGCCAGCGGGAACGTGGTCGTCAACGCCAACACGCAGGGTGACGCCAAATCGATTCGCGTCGTCGCGAAAGACAAACAGCAACAAGTTGCCCAATCCGCGTCGGGCAGCGGCGAAGTCCAGCTTGCCATTGCCGACGGCAAGCTCTGGTCGCCCGATTCGCCGTTTCTGTACGACTTGCAGATCGATCTGCTCGACGACGCGGGACAAGTGGTCGACACAGTCGGATCCTACGTCGGTCTGCGAACCGTGGGCAAACAACGTGACGCCAACGGCGACCTGCGTCTGACGCTCAACGGGCAAGAGATTTTCCACTGGGGGCCGCTCGACCAAGGCTGGTGGCCGGGCGGATTGCTGACGCCCCCATCCGACGAAGCGATCCGATTCGAAATCGACTTCTTGCAACGGGCCGGATTCAACATGATCCGCAAGCACATCAAGGTCGAACCGCGGCGGTACTACTACCACTGCGATCGGGCCGGCATGCTCGTGTGGCAGGACCAGATCGAAGGCGGCGCGGGATTCGAATCCGGCGAATGGCCGAAGTGGCAACGTCTGGATCGCGAACACGAAAAAGCGAACTTGCCCCGATCATGGAAACCCGGCGACCCGCTCGATGCGACGTGGCCCGACGGGGCGCACCGGCAATTCATGACCGAACTGAAAGGAATGGTCGATCACCTTTACAACCATCCGTCCATCGTGACCTGGGTGCCGTTCAACGAGCGATGGGGCCAACACCGGACGATGGAAGTCGGCCGGTGGATCGTCGATTACGATCCGACGCGGCACATCAACATCGCCAGCGGAGGCAACTTTTTCGCCGTCGGTGACATGGCCGACGAGCACGTCTATCCGCACCCGAACTTCCCCGTCGACGACGATCGCTATGACGACTTCGTGAAAATCGTCGGCGAATTCGGCGGCCACGGCTGGCCCGTGGCCAATCACCTGTGGCGCAAAAGCAACCGAAATTGGGGTTACGGCGGGCTGCCGAAAACCAAACCGGAATACATCGAACGCTACAAGGAATCGATCCGTCGCTTGGCCGACCTGAAAAAACGCGGCGTCGCAGGTGCCGTCTACACGCAAACGACCGACGTCGAAGGCGAAATCAATGGATTGATGACCTACGATCGCGACGTCATCAAAATCGCCGCGGGACACTTGAAACAAATCGCCGTCGACGCCGGCTTGATCTCCGGCGGAAACCATCTCACCAAGACCCGGCCGAACATCATCATCGTCCTGGTCGACGACATGGGATATTCCGACCTCGGTTGCTACGGCGGCGAAATCGATACCCCCAACATCGACGCACTGGCCGCCGACGGATTGCGGTTCACCCAGTTCTACAACCAAGGCCGTTGCTGCCCGACGCGGGCAAGCCTGATCACGGGGCTGCAACCGCACCAGGTCGGCATCGGTCACATGACCGCACCGCCCGGACAACCGCTCGGCATTGAAGGTCCCTACCAGGGTTATCTCAACGACAACTGCACGACCCTGGCCGAGGTGCTGAAATCGGCCGACTACACCACGCTGATGACCGGAAAGTGGCATCTGGGGGCCGATCGCAAGGAATGCTGGCCGCTGCAACGAGGATTCGACCGGTACTACGGATGCATCAGCGGCGCGATCAATTACTTCAAACCCGGCGGCGATCGTGGATTGACCGAAGGCAACGAAGCGATCGACGTCCCGCAGGATTTCTACGCCACCGATACCTTCACCGACAAAGCGATCGAGTACATCGACGGTGCGACCGAGTCCGGCGACAAACCGTTTTTCCTGTACCTGGCCTACAACGCGCCCCACTGGCCGCTGAACGCCAAATGGGAAGATTATCAAAAGTACCGCGGCAAGTACAAAGACGGCTGGCGCGCGATGATGCAGGCGCGAAACGAGCGTCAACGTGAACTCGGACTGCTCCGCGACGACACCACGCCCGCCGAACATCCCGGCCCCCAATGGGACAGCTTGGATGAAAAACAACGCGACCGCTTGGATGCCGTCATGGCGGCCTACGCCGGGTGCATCGATTCGATCGATCAGAATATCGGCAAACTGGTCGGGCACCTCAAAGCGATCGACCAATTGGACAACACCGTGATCTTTTTCTTGAGTGACAACGGCGCCTGTCAAGAAGGAGGAAAGCTGGGCGTCGGCGACGAAGCGATGGTCAAAGATCCTCCGCTGGAAACGACCGCCGGCGTTCGCATCGGATTGCACTGGGCCGGTGCCTGCAATACGCCTTATCGAAAGTACAAACACTACGTGCACGAAGGCGGCGCGTGCACGCCGATGATCGCCCATTGGCCGGCCGGAATCGCGGAGAAGGAGCGCGGAACGTTGATGCACCGACGGGCCTACCTGCAAGACTTCATGACCACCGTGATCGACCTGGCCGGCGGTTCCTACCCCGAGGGAATCCCCAAGTGCGAAGGCCAGTCGCTGGGCCCGTTGTTGGCCGGCACACGCCAAGACATCCACTTCGACCCGCTGTACTGGGAACACGAAGGCAACGCGGCGGTCCGCATGGGCAAATGGAAACTCGTCCGCGAATACGAAAAACCGTGGGAGCTGTATGATTTTTCCAAAGACCGCAACGAACTCAATGACCTGTCAAAACAAAAGCCGGTCCTGCGCAAGGACATGATCCAGATGTGGGAGTCCTGGGCCACGGAAACCGGCGTCGCCTTCCCCGAACGCTTCAACATGTACCAGTTTCTCAATCAGAAGCACAAACAGGACAAGGCTGCGAAGTAACGATAGGGGTGGTTGCCGCAGGCACCATCCGTTGGTGTGGATGTACGACGTCCTTTCCAGGTCGTCGTCGGGAGTCCAGCGGACGACGGCCCGGAAGGGCCATCGTACTCGAAAGACCACGCGTCCTAAGCTGGATGGTCCCTCGAGGCTGTACACCAACGGTTGCTGCCCTTTCTTCGGGCCTGATCTCAACCGCCCACCACACCTCGCAGCACCTGCCCGTGGACGTCGGTCAGGCGTCGGTCAATGCCGTTGTGTCGTACCGTCAGCCGTTTGTGATCGATGCCCAGCAGGTGCAGCATCGTTGCATTGATGTCGTAAACGGTCGTCGCATGGTCACGGCTTTCGGGACGGAACCCCCACTCGTCGCTTCTGCCGAAGGTTCCGGGCGTGACGCCGCCGCCGCACATCCAATTGGTGAACACGAAGGGATTGTGGTCACGGCCTTCGCTGCCCTGAGAACACGGCATCCGCCCGAACTCGGTGGTCCACACGATCAACGTGTCGTCCAACATCCCTCGCTGCGCCAGATCTTTGATCAATGCCGCCGCTCCGTGTGACATCCCCAACGCCAACGGGCCATGATCGCGCGCCACGTTCTCATGGCTGTCCCAATTTCGGCGTGGAAACCCGTTGTCATTGCCGCTCCAGATTTGCACAAATCGCACACCGCGTTCGAGCAATCGCCGCGCGACCAAACACTTGCGTCCAAAGAACTCGGTTTCGGCTTTCGGGTTGATCTCCGTGTCATCGACGTGCGAACCCTCATCGACCAATCCATACAGATCGCGGATGTGCTGCGGCTCGGAGGACAGGTCCAGCGCGTCGGTGGCCGAGAGCTGCATTGCGGCGGCCAGCTCATACGAGCGGACGCGGGCGTCAAGCCGATCGTCACTCGGTCGGCGCGCCGCATAGGCGGTGTTGAGTTGTTTCAGTGCCTGCAACCCCGCACGGTCGCTCTCCGGCGTGATGAAATCGCTTTCCGGTGGGAACAGATCCGTGATCGGCGTCTTGCCGCTGGGCCGCAACACCGTGCCCTGGTGGCTTGCCGACAAAAACGCGTTGCCCCAATTTTTGGCACCGTTGGAAGCGAACCCGCGATGATCGGGCAACACGACGAAGGTCGGTAGATTCTCGTTTTCGCTGCCCAAGCCATAGGACACCCACGAGCCCGCGCTGGGGAATCCCGGCAAGTTGAATCCCGTGGTCTGCAGCAGCGTGCCCTGGCTGTGGACACCGGTTTTGCCGACCAGATTGTGAATGAACGCGATCTCGTCGACGACCTCACCGAGCGGCGCGACGATTTCGCTGAGCTGCTTGCCGCTTTGTCCGTACGGTTTAAATTTCCAAGGACTGGCAAAGCAATCACCGGGCTGGCTCTGAAACAGCTCGACGGTCTCACCGGGATCCCACGGCTCGCCGTTGCGTTTTCCCAAGGCCGGTTTGTAGTCAAACGTGTCCACGTGACTGGCCGCACCCGCCATGAACAATTGAACGACCCGCTTGGCTTTGGGCGGATGGTGCAGCACCACATCGGCCGAGGCATCCTCGCGATGCAGCAAGTCCGCCAGCGCGATTCCGGCAAACCCGCCGAGCCCCTGACGGAGAATCGATCGTCGATGGATCGTCTGGAATTTCATGGCGACAGAGAATTTGGTTGTGGGCAGGAAGCAGAAGTGACGAAAGGATTGCCACGGATGGCAAATCAATCGAGATACATCATCGCACTCGCATTCAGGACGACTCGGCAAAGCGTTTCCAGACCGTGTTCGGTCAGCAGTTCGGTTAACGGACCACGTTCCGTCTCATTCGCGTCCCTGCCCCAGGCGAGCCGACATGCCAGTCGGATGGCTTCGTCGTCCGTCGTTGTTTCGGCGGACAACCGACTGGAAAATCGTTTCGACATCGCTTCGACGAGCCGGTTGTTCCACTGGGCAAGCGCCTGCAGCGCGGTGGTCGATTCATCGCGACGCGCAATGCTGATCGATGGATCGGCGCAATCGAGTGTCGTCAACATCGGCTGCGGTTGCGACCGCACCACGAACCGATAGATCGTGCGCCGGTGCGATGCGGGGTCGTTCGGATCGTGGAGATCGTATTCATAGTGCGGCGAGTGCTGGGGTCGCTCGATGACAAAGTCCTTGAAGCTTGGACCGCCGCGATCCCCCGTGCGAAGCGTGCCGCTGACGGCCAACACCGAATCGCGAAACTCCTCGGCCGTCAGACGGCGTCGATTGAACCGCCACAACCCGTCGTTGCTCGCATCGATCGTCAAATTCGTTCGCGTGACCTCCTGTAAATCGTCGACAAAGGAAGCGCGACGGTAAGCTTTCGTCGCGACCAGTTCGCGGACGATTGACTTGATCGATTGGTCGGGATCGTCACGCAGCCGCGCCGCCAACAGATCCAGAATTTCGGGATGCGTCGGCAACATCCCCATCCGGCCGAAATCGTTCGGCGTGCCGACCAGCGGCTTGCCGAATGTCCATTGCCAAATCCGATTCGCGATCGAACGCCAGATCAGCGGATTGTCGTTGCCAGTGACATAGTGTGCCAACGCGGTCCGCGCCTCCGCTTCATCATAGCTTTCGTCATCGACAAACCGCGACGGGCCACCGGGCCATAATTCCGGCGCCCCCGGAAGCATTCTGGCCCCCGGTGCCTGCAAGTCACCGCGATGAAGAAAGTGGATCGCCCGCACCGCCCCCTCGGTCGGAACAAACTTGCCCTGTTTCGGAAAATCGGTGGCCACCGCGTACACGAACTGCCCTGCGGGAATGGTTTTCAGCTCTTGTTCGATCGCAGCCAAACGTTCCTTCCATTGCTCGATTTGTTGCTGGTATTCGGGCGTGGTCGCCGCGGCAACGATCGCACGGCGTTGCTCACGAAGCTGTTTCCACTGCTTGGCCTCGGCTTCGTCAAGCGACTGCCGATGGTACGTTTCATCGACCAGAAACCCGGCTGACCAGCGGGCGTTGGGCGGAATCTGGTCTGACGCGTTGACTTCGGCTCCCACCGCGACGTTGGTACCGTCGCCGTTTTGAAGCACGCGCAATTCGCCCAGTGCCAAAATAAAATCGTTGCGTCGCTCGGCAAGTTTGGTCGCCGTCACACGGACGATTCGTACCGCTTGGTTGCCGACTTCGATGTTGACCGGCGAGGCTTCCGGATTCGCAAAGTCATCGGCGGTGTGATCGAAGAGGGTGACGGCGTTCTGGTCGGTCAGTGTTGCTTCCGCGGTCACGTCAACTTTGAATCGAACGGGAAATCCAAACCCGGCACCGATGTTGTTGAAGTCGTCGTAGCAAGCGACCAGCTCGATTCGATCGATCGGTTTGGGCGTTCCCAAATCCACTTCGACCCATTTGACAACGTCGGCGCGTGCGGCGATCTGGCTGTGAAAGCCATGTTGCGGCGGAGGCGGGAATTGATTCGCCCGTTGCGTCAACGCGTCCAGCTGTGGATCGATCGCGGCGGCTTGTTTTGCCACCTTCTGCTCGAACGCTTTTTTCGCCTCGTCACGCTCGCGAGTGATGGCATCGCGCTGATGTTCCAACGCCTGCTTTTGGCGCTGTTGATCGGACGAGAGCCCGGCGTAAACGCGATTGGCGCGGTCGACCCCGGCGAACACGGCATGGACCCGATAGTAGTCCTCACTTTCGATCGGATCGAACTTGTGATTGTGACATTGCGCGCACTGAATCGTCGTGCTCTGAAACACGTTGAACACGGCCGCGGCCATCTCGTCACGATCCAGATGCTTGGCGATTCGACCGTCCAACTTGCCTTCGCCGACTTCCACATGGGCAATCAAATCCCAAGGGCCCGCCGACAAAAAACCGGTGGCCACGATCCCTTCGGAAGGGTCGTCGGCCAACACGTCGCCGGCGATCTGCTCGCGAGCAAACTGCCCAAACGGCTTGTCCGAATTGAAACTCTTGATGACGTAATCACGATAGGGCCAGGCGTTGTTTCGCGGCTGGTCTTTGTCATAGCCGTGCGTTTCGGCGTAGCGTGCGATGTCCAACCAATGCTGCCCCCATTTCTCGCCAAACTCGGGCGCCGCGAGCAAGCGATCGACCAAGTCCCGCCAGGCTTTCGTCGAATCGATGCGGGACTGCGCGACAAATGCATCGACCTGCTGGGGCGTCGGAGGCAACCCGCTTAAGTCATAGGTGACTCGCCGGATCAGGGTGACGGGGTCCGCCGGCGGCAGCGGATTCAGGCCCTGCCGGGCCAGGTTTGCGTCGATCCGTTCATCGACGATCGTCCGGAGCGTTCCCTCGGCGCCGGCAACGATCGGCTCGAGCGACCACCATTGGCGATCGGCAATTTTCAACGGCTGGATCTGATAGTCGGGCGGCAAGATCGCCCCGGCATCGATCCAGGCTCGAATCGCCGTGATCTCTTCGGCAGTCAGGGGGTCGGAGTCCTTCGGCATCTCGGCCCGCCCGTCGCTCGGCGAGATCAATTCGACGAGATGGCTGGATTCCGCCTCAGAAACCTCGACGTATCCGCCGTCGATCAATCGCTGTGGATCGACCATCGACAACCCGCCACCGGTCTTTTGATCGTTGTGACAACTCAAGCAACGGCGCGCCAAAACGGGGGCGACCGAATCGACAAACGGATCGTCTGCGTCGGCGACTTGCCCCGCGACGATCGCGAACAGACACGTCAGCAGCGGCATCAATTTGGGGCGCATGGCATCAAGGTTTGCGGGAAGCAATCGGAGCGCGGCGCCTCATTGTAGCAGCAACCGTCGGGCGTGCTGTGATGAACGTTCCCGGGCTCCGCCTGGGAACCAGTCGCAGTGGGGTAAGCATCCTGCTTGCCACCCCCGCCGGCTCCGCCGGCGAACGTATGAGGCGGAGCCTCCGAAACATCGTGTCCCCAGGCAGAGCCTGGGAACAAGTCTTGAGCCTCCTCATACTCAGCCCTTTGGCATGCACAGCATGCCCGACACGCCCAACGACTGACCGCGTTTAACTCTCCGGTTGCGTCATGATTTGATCGCGGTACTGCAGCGGTGCCGAATCGATGTGTCGGCCCGACAGATGGGCGACGATCTTGTCGACGTGATCGTGGCAGTTTTCCAAGAACGTCTTGTACTTGCTGCTCTGTGTTCCCGCCGTTGCGGTTCCCGCGATGTAAATGCCCGGCACATTCGTCTGCATCGTGTTTTCATCGTAAGTCGGTCGCTGCATCGATTCGGACAATTCGATGCCGGCCGTTCGCATCAACGTCTTGTCCTGCTCATACCCGATCAAACTCAACACGTCGTCCGCCTTGACTTCTGCGATGGAACCGTCGTCGATCGATTTCAGTTGAACGCACTCGCTGGAGATCTGAACGGGCAGTGTGCCGGTAAAATCAGCGATCCGGCCGGCCGCCAACAGCCCCTTGATCTCGGGCAGCAACCAATACTTGATGTGGTCTTCGGGCAATTCCGAACCCCGATAGCTGAGCGACACGTTGGCACCGGCATGATGCAATCGCAATGCCGCTTCGATCGCGCTGTTTCGCCCGCCGATGATCAGCACGTTGCGGCCAAAATAACGATGGGTCTCGCGCAGGTAGCCATCGACGTGGGGCAGATCCTCGCCGGGAATCCCCAGCTTTTTCGGAAAATCGGTTCCGCCGATGGCCAAGACCACCGCCTCGGCCGACCAGACGGTCGGCCGTCCGCCCGGCTTGGTCGTCACGGCGAACCGACCGCTGCCCTGGCCCGAGTTCTGCTCGTCGCGGGTAATGTTCACCACCGGGCAATGGGTGTGAACCCGAATTTCGAATTGGGTCGCCACGCCGCGCAGGTACGTCAGGTACTGTTCGCGGGTTGCCTTGGTCTGGTCGCTGGTCAGCAGCGGAACACCGGCGATCGCGATCCGCTCGTTGCTGCTGAACCAGCGTGTTTGGGGAGCCCACCAGGAGATCGTGTTGCCGATCGAACCGGCATCAAACAGTTCGAACTCGATGCCGCAGCGACGCAGCGCGACGGCGAGTTCCAATCCGATCGGTCCGGCACCCACGATCGCCACACGGGTCGAACGGGCGTCGTCGGGGGATGCGGTGGGTTGCGGATTGGACAT
Encoded here:
- a CDS encoding arylsulfatase → MPRSRYRRRVTHLFALTLLCFASATQAERPNIVVIMVDDMGFSDIGPYGSEIPTPHLDALAAGGVRFSQFYNTGRCCPTRATLLTGLYAHETGVGWMTTDQGTPGYRGRLNNQCVTIAEVLRDAGYFTAMTGKWHVGFNHGVTPWGRGFDRSLNLPAGGLHFSNQTGSKGRTKMFLNGEEVARDDPQFDPPWYGSDLWTEQGIRFVDEAIAAEKPFFWYLAHVAPHFPCMAPEDTIAKYRGKYMQGWDKLREQRYARQIESGLIDDQWELEPRPEEIPAWDSLTPAEQKRYDDMMAIYAAMIEDVDKNIGKLVDALRERSQLDNTLILFLSDNGGNAEAGIKGKYKGDHPGDPHSDVFIGKCWAHLNNTPFRKYKHYNHEGGTASPLIAHWPAQIDPQPGADGWMNTPTHLIDIMATCVDLGEATYPPEFNGQAIKPMRGQSLKPLLTGDGVFTKRTLYWEHEGNAAIRVGDRKLVRASIRGSWELFDLKTDRTEQTDLAAESPAEVKTLATRWRKWANEVGAMPKPGPKKKKKQN
- a CDS encoding sulfatase-like hydrolase/transferase; the protein is MPSCLKSVSSALAALAVMLVCSPCLKAQTDDPSPAWSPVKDAMVSRWAKQITPDNVWAQYPRPQMTRSEWTNLNGLWDYAVSNSDAEQPNQWTGKILVPFAIESPLSGVGRRLAADETLWYRTTFDRSDVFPGEQATPIRIHFEAVDYRCNVWLNGRSLGEHVGGNLPFSFLVEDGLRDAQNELIVKVVDATDATGKYQLRGKQKVDNRGIFYTPVSGIWQTVWIEPVATSHIVDLKVTGDASGNVVVNANTQGDAKSIRVVAKDKQQQVAQSASGSGEVQLAIADGKLWSPDSPFLYDLQIDLLDDAGQVVDTVGSYVGLRTVGKQRDANGDLRLTLNGQEIFHWGPLDQGWWPGGLLTPPSDEAIRFEIDFLQRAGFNMIRKHIKVEPRRYYYHCDRAGMLVWQDQIEGGAGFESGEWPKWQRLDREHEKANLPRSWKPGDPLDATWPDGAHRQFMTELKGMVDHLYNHPSIVTWVPFNERWGQHRTMEVGRWIVDYDPTRHINIASGGNFFAVGDMADEHVYPHPNFPVDDDRYDDFVKIVGEFGGHGWPVANHLWRKSNRNWGYGGLPKTKPEYIERYKESIRRLADLKKRGVAGAVYTQTTDVEGEINGLMTYDRDVIKIAAGHLKQIAVDAGLISGGNHLTKTRPNIIIVLVDDMGYSDLGCYGGEIDTPNIDALAADGLRFTQFYNQGRCCPTRASLITGLQPHQVGIGHMTAPPGQPLGIEGPYQGYLNDNCTTLAEVLKSADYTTLMTGKWHLGADRKECWPLQRGFDRYYGCISGAINYFKPGGDRGLTEGNEAIDVPQDFYATDTFTDKAIEYIDGATESGDKPFFLYLAYNAPHWPLNAKWEDYQKYRGKYKDGWRAMMQARNERQRELGLLRDDTTPAEHPGPQWDSLDEKQRDRLDAVMAAYAGCIDSIDQNIGKLVGHLKAIDQLDNTVIFFLSDNGACQEGGKLGVGDEAMVKDPPLETTAGVRIGLHWAGACNTPYRKYKHYVHEGGACTPMIAHWPAGIAEKERGTLMHRRAYLQDFMTTVIDLAGGSYPEGIPKCEGQSLGPLLAGTRQDIHFDPLYWEHEGNAAVRMGKWKLVREYEKPWELYDFSKDRNELNDLSKQKPVLRKDMIQMWESWATETGVAFPERFNMYQFLNQKHKQDKAAK
- a CDS encoding DUF1501 domain-containing protein, which gives rise to MKFQTIHRRSILRQGLGGFAGIALADLLHREDASADVVLHHPPKAKRVVQLFMAGAASHVDTFDYKPALGKRNGEPWDPGETVELFQSQPGDCFASPWKFKPYGQSGKQLSEIVAPLGEVVDEIAFIHNLVGKTGVHSQGTLLQTTGFNLPGFPSAGSWVSYGLGSENENLPTFVVLPDHRGFASNGAKNWGNAFLSASHQGTVLRPSGKTPITDLFPPESDFITPESDRAGLQALKQLNTAYAARRPSDDRLDARVRSYELAAAMQLSATDALDLSSEPQHIRDLYGLVDEGSHVDDTEINPKAETEFFGRKCLVARRLLERGVRFVQIWSGNDNGFPRRNWDSHENVARDHGPLALGMSHGAAALIKDLAQRGMLDDTLIVWTTEFGRMPCSQGSEGRDHNPFVFTNWMCGGGVTPGTFGRSDEWGFRPESRDHATTVYDINATMLHLLGIDHKRLTVRHNGIDRRLTDVHGQVLRGVVGG